The DNA region AAGAATTATAATCTCAtcttgttttttatatttttctggtATCTCTTGTTCTTACTACATTTTCTCTTACATATctaaaatgtttttattattgttaGTGAGTGgagatgaaaataaatttatgagaaattaaCGAAAGCTTCAAAGCGTGTATCAATGTCActttctttaaggttctattcgcTCCCACCTATATTATAGTGTGCAAAAAAGTTACAGACAAATAAACCTCGATGATACAATAAAGCCAAATGACTGTCTACATTTTGTACTGAAGGAAATAGTCCACTGAGCACTGAGCGAAGCATACTAAGAAAATCACTTTATATAAAGAATTTTTGCAGTAattctttatagaataatctagaaatataaaaaattgtggGAGAATAGAAATAAACTTTTGATGTGTTTTTTTGGTGTTTCTTGCAAGTGAAATTtcactcctatttataggaaatctcatgtctcttcatagggaTATAACTACCCAAATGGATAATCATATCTTTAGccataaacataattattcaatagacatctacttgaataattatgactCTTTATTATGAATTAAGTGACATAACTTTTGGTAACttataacttttcatttacaaCTATTGGAACActatctattttgaaaatttccaaCAATCTCCCTCATTTTCAAGATATTCTAGATTTTGAtaatcttggaaatcaatttcataaatgaaggtgtcttacgattgaacatttacttagtgaaaacatgttaaagttagtTGATATTGCATAGTAGGCTTTGCTTTGAAccgactattccatttgattaatcGAATACATCTCACGCAATGATTTCAACACCAGTTGATGCATAGTATCcagggacactattatggccatgtgtctaTAACCTCTTTTCATGAGCACTATTAATGCCAAGCCGTTGAGCTCCTAGACGTGgtcacacttccactcacataggtagatctcATCAAGAGTGTTCCTgaaattataacactctaacatatttatgctATGGGTTTATTAAGAGTATAATACTCATCCTTCCCCTTATTATTACGGATACCTAACACTTTTTCCCTTGGGAtgatatagtatatatatatatttatagtgttaGCAGTCACATACtcatgatgtactttgtctcattgaacttaAGACTTAATGTTATACCAATCGTTGAGTTGAGTTTCCAGCATGAGTGACTCAAATATTATAGGCTTGTATCTCATCCCTCaatttccaaattttcaacgtaGCTATGTTAATTATCCATACCacatagataaactttatatttatttgtgtcttGAAAATGTCTCATCCCTCaatttccaaattttcaacgtaGCAATGTTAATTATCCATACCACATGGataaactttatatttatttgtgtcttGAAAATGCTATCAAGGATATCCATACCACAAGACTAACATCTCCACCATGTTTAATTACCCATTCTTTTGCAAAACAATGCTATCAAGGATATCCTTTCTACTATTGTCAAATTATAATGATCACTTTATCTTTTCTTATCATGATGGTTTTATATTTGActactttatttatttcttaatatccAAGAAATTAGTTTCACAATCCCCAAATATATGAAACTATACATCATGTCTTTTTCATCAAGTAAGTTGTTGTAAAGAGACCTCACATCTCTTGGTGAAACAGACAACATATTTGTTATTTGCCATAGCTTCTTTTCAAAGTCAGtacatgaatttaaatttttttcattcatagacaaataaaattatttttctcttatttttctcaacACACATTATATATACAAGGGTGTAACATATACATTCATATTAAAGGACCATCAATTGTCGAATCGAGTGactataaaatcacaaattcattcacCCTTCACCATGGATATTATCAATTATTTTCTGACTATGATCAAAATTATGTCCATCATTTAAATGGGTCAAATAGCATTCTTATTTCTATTTTCATACTTACGAGATCTTTGATTCATGGCTTCcatagtaaatttcaaaatttactacatctcaattttttttataaaaccttGGGATTATAGATTATATCCAAGCAATATATAGATACCAAGTGCATCATCATAAACATACACAATATGATCTcatttttaaatatatgattttCACATTTCCACTAGAAGATTACATACCCAAATAGTGATTTTGTGATATCAACTAATGTTTTCCATTATTCTGCCTTGACTAGAAAATTTAACCATACATATGCATAtcacttattttatttatagtcAAAACCACTTCTAGTCCAAACTTTATAACGTAGAATAAaaaatgtgcaatcatatataaaaCCCATTTAGCTTAAggttatttaacaaaaataacagtcaaaattatttatattatatgatctacaaaatttcatttttagccATGAATAATGTCTCATCAATATCATCCAAATTCTAGTTACTAATATcatgatttgaataaaaaaataatttcatatctcaagttaaatatatttcaagaagaagaaagaataagAGTTTCACTCACAAATTAGATGGAACAAGTTATATTTAAATTCTCCTGgcttattttctatttataaagCATTAATAGGTGCCTAAgtgattcttttaaaaaaattcactttttAAGTTGCACTTTTTTATTTCAAGAAACCATTCATCCAACCTTTTAAAAGTATTCGTTGGACCTAGTGATGCAACTTTTCGATTTAGGAAGGCTCACCCGAATGATCATAATGCTTCTGTTGAATAGAAGCATATtcaactaatttttaaaaaatgtcagCACCATTCAAAATGAAAGTAACTTTTAGATCCATTAATAGACCCTTTTCCCAAACGTGCATTTTCATTTTATCTGTACATTTCCATTCCatctcatttctttctttctttctttcttgatatataatatatattatataattatataccaATCAGAATCATACATCTCAAAAAATCAAGCATAAAATGAActaacatttgattttttttgtccaGTAATTCATGCATGAGACACCCACATATTTTGCATAATGTAATTCAATAAACACATAACAATTGAAATCTAAATCATGCAATAtgagtaaaataataaatttgacaCACCTTTTCTTGTGATAAAGATttcttttaaatcaaaatttaacaagaTCTCTAGCCTTTATGCAACCACATTTGTCGATATCCATCATCATAGTACCGTGCTTGTAGTGGCATGTGAATGTGCGGTGAATAGACAAaccttctttaatttctcataaattacgaaattaaaaccttaaaattgttgGTGAGTGgggataaaaataaacttattagaAATTAACGAAGGATTCAAGGTATATATCAATGCCActttctttaaggttctattcacCCCACCTacaatctagaaatataaaaaatggtaGGAGAATAGAAAGAAACTTTTGATGTGTCCAGCAAATGAAATTTCACTTCTATTTATAGGTGgtctcatgtctcttcatagggaTATAATAACATCTTTAACCATAAACATAATTATCCAATAGATATCTACTTGAATAATTTTGActctttattattaattaagtgacataacttttggtaacttataacttttcatttgcaactattggaacactatatgttttgaaaatattccaaTAATTTTGTAGATAATTGAAATCAATGATAAGAATGCTTGAGATTGAGCTTAAACTCTCACATTACATAATGCAATAATTTTACTATTAAGTGATAAAGTTATCTACacatgtaaattttcaaattttagcgGGTGTTGGTAACTTTGCAAGAAATTTTACAATTACTTGAAAGAAAACACATACACACTTAAGATTGGCATTAAAGATGAGATTTCATCAATATGATTCATGAAAACTACAGTAGTTTTAAGATGTTTAGTTGTTTTATAATTGGAGTTTCTTTTTTCTTGCTTATTCGTgcattgtaaaaaaatatatatataattggtttTTGGGAtgggattgtttgagattcaactcaaactcaaatttctcctaatataatatttttttcatcagGCTAAGAGGTTATTGACAAATTCATTTCTTTGATTtgcatatataattaaatatgacTAAAGCCTAATTATAtaatggttaaattttgctattaattcCTGTATTTTATGAAAGTtttagatttagtttttatactttaatttggtcattttcaatcccatattttttaaattttaaaatttcaatcaccATCAAAtggtaattattaaattcattaagtcaGTTCTACTATTTCTAAATTTTGATATGGCAGatatattatcacatgtgtaatgTCATGTTAACTTGTTATTTCTACATGCCAAGAAAAAAAACACTTGTTATTTctacatattactcactaaaaatttaattaatggaTTAACGAATGTTATTTGcatcaagattgaaatttcaaaattagaaaaGTATAAGGACGTAGAATGATCCACTTGAAGAATATAAACTAAATCTAAAATTGTATGCATAGTACATGACTAGTAATTACATTTAGTCAAAAGGATTTAACTATTATTGTTTgtatcaaaactaaaattttaaaatttaaagattacattaactaaattaattaaaataaaatatagacaCTAAATCCACTATTTTTGCAAAGTAAAAGGCCTAAACACAGAATTTAACCTTACATAATTTGAACCAATTTTAAGATAAGGAGAATTCCAATATCATGGCTTCTTATAACCCATATATGGTAAttgtaaaaaactaaaattaattataaaaaaattaatatatctgATTAAGTTAAATTGTAGCTAAAATTATGTGTAGCATATAAATGGTAGCTACCCCAGTTCCAAGTTGCAAGCAAAACAGCCCAAAATCGGAGAAAACGAAGTTGAGAAATGTGGTGAGGCAAATAAATGCCAAATATCAAATGCAACACCCACAAGTTCGGATCTCCTCCTATCTCCTCACATCACATGGTTGCTATTAATTATCGGTCATTAACTTTGAAAGCAGCTTAGAAACTGCCACGTTTTCACCCCGACATACATATGAAACCAAATCCATGCATATTCAACAAACCTGcaattgcatgcatgcatgctgCCTATCATCATCTCCCATTCTCCCCCCTTTCCTTCCCTTTCATAAAGTAATAAAAACTGCATGAAACGAAACCCGTTTCTCCTTCTTTTGCTCTTTTGActctatttttgttttctttttgtcattTCATATATTGCTTTCTTTGCCAGTGCCAGCCATCCTGTTTAGAGAGATTAAATCCccaacatttatatatatatacagctgTTTTTTAATCTCTCAGCTCtttctttttgtgtgtgtgtgtttggtTGTTGTGCCTtcaatatatatgcatatgtgcTAATTTTGTGGTGTTTGGGGATCAAACAAAACCAAGAGATCAAGACGGCTGAGGAAGAAATATGAAGATAGATGAGGATCTTGGTTTAGATCGAGAAGATGCATTCCAAACAGACGACGAAGAAAATCGAGCTGAAAGGGTATGTTGTCACGTTGAGGATGACACAGAATCTGATTTCACTTTCCCCTCCCGAAATTCCTCCAATAATTGCATTGGAGCCAACAATTCCAAATGGCCTCAAAGTTACAGGtagtaaattttcttttattttttcattgcCTTTAGATTTTGTCAGCTATTTTAGATTGAATGCTATGTTTTCATCaagttttatatttgaaaaatgggTGGAGATTGTTGTTATTAATTAGTGCCTGTCCCATGTGAAATAGTTATGTAAGATAAATTATCTTATGATTTCTGGGGGTTAAGAATGTTGGTACTTGCAGGAAATCAATGGATATGCTTAAAGGTACTGCGCCGCAGTCGCTTAGTTTCTTAAAGAGAAGTGGTGCAACAGGATCAATGGGCAGTTCCAGCTGTAACAATGATGAGTCTTCCCTGGGTACTCCATTCATTTTCGATACCATTTTAGATGAAGAAGTGCATACCCCTGTTCTCCTAACTTCAGATCAAAGTGTTTCTGTCAATGGATCAATACCATCAGAGAAGCAGTGTTCATTTACCCAAGCACTTATTAATGGTAACTGTTTTTCATTTATtacctttagtttttttttttatttgccaATTTTCAGCTACATTTGTTTTAGATCTTTGTTTATGTTGGTGTAGGAATCAATGTTCTGTCCGGCATAGGACTCCTTACAACTCCTTATGCAGTGAAAGAAGGAGGGTGGTTTAGCCTCACATTACTCATAATATTTGGAATCATTGCTTGTTATACTGGAGTTTTATTAAAAAGATGTTTAGAAAGCTCTCCTGGCCTACAAACTTATCCTGATATCGGACAGGCCGCTTTCGGTGTAGCCGGTCGCTTAATGATATCTGTAAGTTGACCATCCTTTATAACTACAATTTCCTTCATTCTTTGTATACATTTTTGTTTCTATGATTGCAATGCAATCTAGTTTAATACACATTAGTAATTAGAAATCGTGATACTTGCTAACACTTGGTCTTAATTCCTGAAATGAAGGTGATTTTGTATGCAGAATTATATGTAAGTGCAACACTTTCTTTGTCGTTTTTCTGTTGCAGTTTGTGTTTAATCTGATTTCCATCCCATGTTCTGCACTAAAATTTGAGCAGCGCCATTGATCTGTAGGCGGCGTGTGTGGAGTACGTAATAATGATGAGTGATAACCTGTCGATGATTTTCCCGACCACCAACATACATTTTGCGGAAATATATCTGGATGCTCCTCAAGTATTTGCTATCATAGGAACTCTCATTATTCTCCCAACTGTTTGGCTTCGAGACCTTAGCTTGCTCTCATACATTTCAGGTTGCCTCCTTCCCTAACTTTTATGTTTTAAGCAATGACTCATGATGTTAACCTTTTAAATGTTCAGTTGGTGGAGTTGGGGCATCAATCTTAATGGTGCTTTGCTTGTTATGGGTTGGAGTCGATCAGGTCGGGTTTCATCGAGGTGGAACTGCTCTTAACCTTGCAAACCTTCCCATCTCAGTTGGTATATACAGCTTCTGCTATGCCGGCCATTCCGTTTTTCCAAATATATATTCTTCCATGAGAGAgccctctctttttccttttgTTCTTATAGGCAGGTAACATAGAAATTTCACCTTCTTCTTAAATCTTCAAATTCTTACAAACTCTATATAATAAACTAAACAGAGCCTTGTTAACTTGTGTTTCCAGCTTTATGTTTTGTTGGACCGTTTGCACAGGGGTAGCTATCTCTGGCTTTCTCATATTTGGTGACTCAGTTGAATCTCAATTTACTCTAAACATGCCCATGAAATTCTTGGCCTCGAAAATCGCAGTCTGCACTGTGGTACGTTAATGAGACCGGAGCAGTTTCTTGTGATTTAAGCAATAGGCTCATCCAGATTATATATACATTGGTTTCAGGTTATCATAACGGTATCAAAATATGCCTTGACACTTACGCCCATTGCTTTGAGTCTAGAAGAACTTGTATCCTCCACATGGTTTAGATCTTATGGTGTTTCTATACTCATAAGAACAGCTTTAGTGATTTCAACTTTAGTGGTTGCAATGACGGTTCCcttttttggtaaaataaaacaataactgttttttttttctctccaacCAATATACATATTGACTTGCTCCTCCATTTTCTATTTCTACTACTGCAGCTTTTGTGATGGCATTGGCAGGATCTTTGCTTGCAATGCTGATTGTAAGTTCCCTCTTTGAATATGTCTGATATTTACTCCTTAAAACCCAATTTCTATGTCTAATCATGTTTTTATCACAGACTATCATCTTTCCATGTGCCTGTTATCTCAGCATACTTGGCGATAGATTAAACAAGTTACAAGTAAGAATTCTAGGCTTATCTTGCTTTTATTGCAATCAAAATGGCCTTAACATGAACATTTTTGCTTTGTGTTGTCTATTCAGATAACAGCCTGCATTTGCATTGCTGTTCTAGGACTGGTAATCGCTTGTCTTGGTACATATTCTTCGATCATAAGAATAGCTGGCCGACTCGATTGATCAAAGGGGGGGGTCATTGCATACTTTGCCTTCTGCCATTTGTTTAGATGATggatatatctatatctataaaTCATGAGTAAATTCCCATCAATAGTACTGACTTTACCACTTAACAGTTCTATCAGCTTGTAGCTAGACATGACCAGGCCTGTTCCTGAGTCTTTTTATGACAGGAAAATTACTTACGATTTTTTGAGGGATCTTCAGTTAATGGTTCATGTATCAGCGCGAGAATGGCAATTTGATTATTTGGGTCACTGGCCTTGTCGCTGCTTACCAGGTCTTCCAAGTTGCAACTTTCATTTGGGGGCCAATGGAGTATGTAAATCTCATTAAATTATTCTAGCATCAGATCTGCTGATAATCATCAAATTAAAATCCTATCTATACTGTATTTTGTTATAACAGACACTGATTGCTTATTATTTGGATCATCATATCTGTATTGAGAAAATATTACATTTCAACATAAATCCTATCTATATTGTATTTTGTTCGACCACAACACTGATGCCTTACTACTATTCAGATCATCATATTTGGATTAACAAAATATTATTTCCTAAACATCGATATAAGAAATGACTATAAATTACTCGCTCTGAATTTTGATACAATCTTAAATTCAATTTCCCATCCAATTCGATTTTATCATAAATACTAACAACTTAAATTCATGTCATTTGAATAAAAATTGACATTTACtgagattaattttaatttaaaatcagCCTAAACTCGAAATGATTTAgactcaaaattatttaaatctaaaataatttaaataaaataaatcaaacttatccaaaacttaaaattaagtataattttttttaaaaataattttaaaaatatttataacattaaaatttaatttataacttacaaattgtaattatcatattctattgtTATAAAATATGCAATTTCAGCTTATATTATGTCATCTCGATAGCAAATTACaaatgtaataaataattaataaaaaatatacatcatTTCTATATTCACATATAAAAGTAACAAGTGAAATAGGCCCAATAAAAATACAATCAAGTAAAAAAAATGGTGTATACAACCctaaaacaattaaaatcatGTTTAGGGATGAGTGTTTGATCAAATCGagtgaaaatttttaagttaatcgAGTTGAGGAATtccattttatcatcctaactcgatttgaattttttttcaaatctagtctagtgaaatgaaatttgagttgagttgaatcgagtgaaattgtaacaccccatatctGACCAGATCGTCAAGTTTGAGCTACGAGATACCACATTCGTTGTTGGAACAACTACAACCAATTACAATTCAATTCCACAGTTCATACATGAACTACAATTGTATCCGGGTTTATATGAGCTTATGGACTataacagtccagtttagaccctagttggaatagtagtttcgggaccacaaatccgagttagaataatatttaaatattattttccatgtttatgatatgtgaattagcatgtgtgaaagtttcgtatgaaaatttaattgtttgcatgtttaattttgaaaaaagacttaattgcgtaaaatgttaAAGttgctagctatttgttaaaagtgcttaagtGTTATGTCTTAATAAAAGTAAGGTCCTTATGAGGTTAATTGaccattgaatgaattaaatgacttaaatgggcattatatcataatatatttatggtttaataaaagggcaaaatgagaaattgattaatatgttaatattaatcaaagtaaaacaaaaggTGGCCATTGTTCATCTTTTCTAACCGATTGTAAGAAAGAAACAAGGGTTTTAAAAGCtttgaacattcggccaaggtccaagcttaattcaaggtccgtttttgatccgtttttgataatttctacgtttttgtaatcgttgccttgtgttttactaagcccatgtctcaatttctgattttgatgataattttgaaatgttccatggatgaattcatgagatTTATGTTtctatatgatgaaatatgataactgtgaaatttgtaaattgagggactaaaatatgaaataaatgaaatgtgtggacttgtatgagtgctatgaatattcggccaagcatgagtatatgcaaattatgtgtattttgtgattttgtgaattagggactaaagtgtcaaaatgtgaaaatgtgagggttaaATTGTGGCATGCCCTAAATGaatgtttatggattgatttgaattacttggtgaataaaagggttaattttgaatatatatatagatcaagaaaagaggaattcagatttagactaAGGGAAGTCAAAGGTTATAGAGTAAATAATTTGAGTCAACAATTCcgagtacaaggtaagttcgtaagtaaaacatgatgttacaaatatatttttgatGCTTGGATTATacatatattgtatatataattgattatgcttgcatacgatgataaatcaattGTATTTttcactaagtgtgcgattcaaaatagctttggctatatgaggTATTAAGTGtgtgataccgagatagctttagttaattgagatggcactaagtgtgcggaattgTTCTAGCTTCGGCTAACCCTCAAAGCACTAAGTGTGATGTTAAAGCGTGAATAATCTTtagaaagtcttaaaatatccgaacgagaggtgagaatgaaaatgaataaatacgggaaggttcaggtatgtatgatacctatgtgatagatgatgttatgcatatgaagtttattgaattggtataaacatatgaattgtgttggcatagaattgatagatgaattgagaattaataagtactcatgtgttgatgttttatattttataaactgttgatgatttttggtacgagcttactaagcttttgaaagcttactttgtgtatgtttgcattgttttatagatatcgaagctactgtgagcttaGGGATtgttgaggatcatcaccacactatcgaatctcattttggtaccttttgaaagtgtatatagtaaagtatggcatgtataggctaaaagtactttggataggttttgtaatgtttatatttagccatgtgatatggtttggtatggttgtggatatgtcatggttttggtataagatatgtgatgctatatgatatatttgatatgtttgagttggataaaagaaatggtaaatgttggtaagttttgacaagttttagcatgaaattgaatgatgtatagaaagaaatgttttgacaagcttttgacttatgtttgatatagattggtaaggcttatgagtatgtatttgattggaattgatatgtcatgagtggcttatgttttggtttggaaaTTGGCTGAGTTGGTTGTGCATCTATGCttatttctttgcttgtaggttgaccaaaattggggtggcaaattggctattcaaatggcctatttttgtccacacgggcgtgtgtctcagtcatgtgtgacacacggtcacgttacacggccatgtgtccctggGGTACCCTATGAATTAAAGgtagtataccctctagttttgaaacggcctagacacacgggcgtgtagtcagCCATGTGGCTAAGTcagtagcctctctaattttcacacggcctggcacatgagcgtgtcttgtggccatgtggaaaAGTTAGTATATATCCCTGTTTTGCTACGGTTtacacacatgggcgtgtctaatgccatgtgaggcacacggcctgttcacacgggcgtgtgaccttttaaaagttgaaaatttttataagttctgaaaAGTACACATGTTATCGATTTACTCCTAGATGCACGGATTAGATCTTGTATGCTCGGTTTAAGGTCGTAATGAACATGAATGAATGGTATCTTATTGATTTGAAATGGTATTTGATATTTGGTTATCTGTTAtaagttacaagtccggtaatgccccttaacctattccggcgatggatacggttaggggtgttacattttattgatatcagagctatggtctagttggttctaggactaccatagcgtatgtgagtctagctatacatgtcatatttatgaattgcgattgataaacatattaatttacatGATTCTTGTACTTAATTTGGTTTACTTCTAAATTGATCACTGCTTAATTggtgtttttatgatttaatcttgtcagggatgcaattggtcaaaaacgagcaaaaaaggaccaaattgaaagacaaatcATTGAATCGGGGCCAAATCAAAAGAATGGAGAAAGCCAAGGATTTATCatatattttgaatttgtaaaaagctaaaaataggaagatattattttgttttattttattatttattattattttattttattttattttattaatttaggttAAGCCATTTTTAGTAAACCCCGtgtatataaataggggcttTAATTCTTAGAAAATCATTCTTTGTCTTTACATTCTTTTTCAATTTGGAGTTggaatatcattttttttctcttcaatttgacGTTGCATTTTGTAGCTTTGTCTCCAatttttgcttcttttccataaTTGGGCCAATTTCTCTCAAGTCCTTCCCATTCATTTCTTCACCATAATCATCAATCTTCTTTCCAAACTCACAAAGa from Gossypium hirsutum isolate 1008001.06 chromosome A04, Gossypium_hirsutum_v2.1, whole genome shotgun sequence includes:
- the LOC107948909 gene encoding amino acid transporter AVT1D yields the protein MKIDEDLGLDREDAFQTDDEENRAERVCCHVEDDTESDFTFPSRNSSNNCIGANNSKWPQSYRKSMDMLKGTAPQSLSFLKRSGATGSMGSSSCNNDESSLGTPFIFDTILDEEVHTPVLLTSDQSVSVNGSIPSEKQCSFTQALINGINVLSGIGLLTTPYAVKEGGWFSLTLLIIFGIIACYTGVLLKRCLESSPGLQTYPDIGQAAFGVAGRLMISVILYAELYAACVEYVIMMSDNLSMIFPTTNIHFAEIYLDAPQVFAIIGTLIILPTVWLRDLSLLSYISVGGVGASILMVLCLLWVGVDQVGFHRGGTALNLANLPISVGIYSFCYAGHSVFPNIYSSMREPSLFPFVLIGSFMFCWTVCTGVAISGFLIFGDSVESQFTLNMPMKFLASKIAVCTVVIITVSKYALTLTPIALSLEELVSSTWFRSYGVSILIRTALVISTLVVAMTVPFFAFVMALAGSLLAMLITIIFPCACYLSILGDRLNKLQITACICIAVLGLVIACLGTYSSIIRIAGRLD